A region from the Salicibibacter cibarius genome encodes:
- a CDS encoding spore maturation protein has product MAVFTTISMYIIPLLLFVILASAVIKQVPAYETFVEGAKDGFQMAISIIPYLVAMLVAISVFRASGALDFLLEGIRPVLALIGVPTEIVPLAVMRPLSGTGALGVMSDLLAVHGPDSFIGRLASTMQGSTDTTFYVLTVYFGAVGIKKIGDSLKVGLLADVCGLAAAIFFVTLVFGSM; this is encoded by the coding sequence ATGGCTGTATTTACGACAATATCCATGTATATCATTCCTCTTTTGTTATTTGTCATACTCGCAAGTGCCGTTATCAAGCAGGTACCGGCGTACGAAACATTTGTTGAAGGAGCAAAAGATGGTTTTCAAATGGCGATTTCGATCATCCCTTATCTCGTTGCCATGCTAGTTGCTATCTCCGTTTTTCGTGCTTCCGGAGCGCTTGATTTTTTGCTCGAAGGCATTCGCCCGGTTCTCGCATTGATCGGCGTGCCGACGGAAATCGTTCCATTGGCTGTGATGCGTCCCCTTTCTGGCACAGGCGCACTTGGGGTAATGAGTGATTTATTGGCCGTGCACGGGCCGGATTCATTTATCGGCAGGTTAGCATCCACGATGCAAGGGAGCACGGATACAACTTTTTACGTACTCACGGTCTATTTCGGCGCCGTAGGCATTAAAAAAATCGGTGATTCTCTAAAAGTCGGATTGCTCGCGGATGTATGCGGGCTTGCCGCGGCGATTTTTTTCGTTACACTCGTCTTCGGATCTATGTGA
- a CDS encoding IS256 family transposase, translating into MTQFHLTLNADQLKEELMNSDMSAVAKSSMVLVLNQIMEQERDDYLQAAAYERNGARVDYRNGYYERDYTMSFGKVTLTVPRTRNGEFSPSVFEKYARSEQAFLLAMLEMVVNGVSTRKVTKAVEELCGERVSKSFVSSLTEKLDPVVNEWAQRPLNVNAYRYVYADAMYIKVREDQKVVSKAVYIALGVNDQNKREIIGLQVNHAESKEGWFQFFQSLQARGLASPQLVISDAHEGLKQAIQQAFVGTSWQRCTVHFKRNLFEHIPKKGSEGFRSLVKELLNGSSPARARQLRTEIFDQYEGVKGYEKALEKLDEGFEDAIQFMNEPIAYHDQLRTTNNLEGINSEVRRREQVIRIFPNTQSAFRLIGALLKEHEESLDRGNRTFLKGKPTDL; encoded by the coding sequence ATGACCCAGTTCCATCTTACCCTAAACGCGGATCAATTAAAAGAAGAGCTCATGAATTCAGACATGAGTGCCGTCGCGAAATCCTCGATGGTCCTCGTCCTGAATCAAATCATGGAGCAGGAGCGCGATGATTACTTACAAGCAGCAGCCTATGAACGCAATGGCGCGCGTGTGGACTATCGAAACGGCTATTACGAACGTGATTACACGATGTCTTTTGGGAAAGTCACACTGACCGTTCCACGCACGCGCAACGGCGAATTCTCTCCCTCTGTGTTTGAGAAATATGCACGTTCCGAACAAGCCTTTCTCTTAGCGATGTTGGAGATGGTCGTTAACGGCGTATCCACGCGGAAAGTCACGAAGGCTGTGGAAGAGCTTTGCGGCGAGCGTGTGTCCAAATCTTTCGTGTCCTCGCTCACCGAAAAATTAGACCCGGTCGTCAACGAATGGGCCCAGCGCCCTTTGAACGTGAATGCCTACAGGTATGTCTACGCCGATGCCATGTATATTAAAGTCCGTGAGGATCAAAAGGTCGTCTCCAAAGCCGTTTATATCGCGCTCGGGGTCAATGACCAAAACAAACGGGAAATCATTGGTCTTCAAGTGAATCATGCCGAATCCAAAGAGGGATGGTTTCAATTCTTTCAATCGCTTCAAGCCAGGGGTCTGGCATCGCCACAATTGGTGATTTCCGATGCGCACGAAGGCCTGAAACAGGCCATTCAACAAGCGTTTGTTGGAACCTCGTGGCAACGGTGCACGGTTCATTTTAAGCGAAACTTGTTTGAACACATCCCCAAAAAAGGTTCAGAAGGCTTTCGTTCGCTCGTTAAGGAGCTCTTAAACGGGAGTTCTCCTGCAAGAGCCCGCCAGTTACGCACCGAGATCTTTGATCAATACGAGGGCGTCAAAGGTTATGAAAAAGCGTTAGAGAAACTCGATGAAGGATTTGAAGATGCGATTCAATTTATGAATGAACCCATCGCTTATCATGACCAATTGCGCACGACAAACAATCTCGAAGGGATAAATTCCGAGGTTCGCCGCCGCGAGCAAGTCATTCGGATTTTTCCAAATACCCAATCCGCCTTTCGATTAATTGGAGCGTTGCTCAAGGAACATGAAGAAAGCCTTGATCGTGGTAACCGAACGTTTTTAAAAGGAAAACCAACCGATTTGTAA
- a CDS encoding pseudouridine synthase: MERLQKVIARAGITSRRKAEDYIAAGRVAVNGKTVTELGTKVSEKATIEVDGILIEREAPVFYLLYKPKKVISAVQDDKNRSVVTDYINEPEARIYPIGRLDYDTSGLLLLTNDGDFANLMMHPRGNIKKTYIAKVKGKPSKDTLKRLSRGIELEDGKTAPAKVSFKSGNKKNDTSIVELIISEGRNHQIKRMLETVGHPVLKLKRERYAFLTLDGLEPGDFRALKPVEVAKLREMAVT, encoded by the coding sequence ATGGAGCGACTGCAGAAAGTAATCGCGCGCGCAGGTATAACGTCCCGTCGCAAAGCAGAGGATTATATCGCCGCCGGGCGCGTCGCCGTGAACGGGAAAACCGTAACGGAATTGGGAACGAAAGTATCCGAGAAAGCGACGATTGAAGTGGACGGCATTCTGATCGAGCGGGAAGCGCCCGTTTTTTACCTGTTGTATAAACCGAAAAAGGTCATTTCGGCCGTACAGGATGATAAAAATCGGTCCGTCGTAACCGATTATATTAACGAACCCGAAGCGCGAATCTATCCGATTGGAAGGTTGGATTATGATACATCCGGCTTATTATTGTTAACAAACGATGGGGATTTTGCAAATTTAATGATGCACCCCCGGGGCAATATCAAAAAAACATACATTGCAAAGGTAAAGGGCAAGCCATCAAAAGACACATTAAAGAGACTTTCCCGTGGCATTGAACTGGAAGACGGAAAAACTGCCCCTGCGAAAGTCTCTTTTAAGTCCGGCAATAAAAAAAATGATACGTCCATTGTCGAACTCATCATCTCCGAAGGGAGAAACCACCAAATCAAACGGATGTTGGAAACCGTCGGACACCCTGTTCTAAAACTGAAAAGAGAAAGGTATGCTTTTTTGACGTTGGACGGTTTGGAGCCCGGAGATTTTCGTGCTTTAAAACCGGTGGAAGTCGCGAAATTACGGGAAATGGCCGTCACATAA
- the resB gene encoding cytochrome c biogenesis protein ResB translates to MQEIKCSCGHINPYGTEVCGSCGKPLSDTDSDQLLNMRYEGAARRSQTYNKTIIDKIWNFFSSVKVGIAIIVITLIASSIGTIFPQEMFIPPGETAAQFYAEEHGALGQLYYSLGLHNLYGSWWYMLLVAALGTSIIIASIDRFFPLYKALKSQRVTRHKGFMKRQRIFGTSHVDNVDETMDKAQKILKDKRYNIRTENGNLLAEKNRWARWGPYVNHIGLIVFLVGASLRFFPDMYIDENLWVREGQTEVIPGTSGEYYVENEAFTVEYHEQEEGAEEEAAPLEDTFRTDAVLYQPEEGGTVGVDQELEEIDRQAIEVNDAFHFDDYSLYQVDYKLDELREMSFDVEDTQTGETVGSFTVDLNEPDDDYELENNENVRIHSYFPNFNINEEGVPTTENDVPDNPGFIFEMENSDTGDMEHTFVGVQANYNVSPNQEDNRYVFEFAGLDTNHVTGLTVRKDNTLPFLIVGGAIFMIGLVQGSYWPHRRIWLQRKDGEVWLAGHTNKNWESLKKDIHAVTEETQVTTPRDQTDEDDEQTAEKDENI, encoded by the coding sequence TTGCAAGAGATAAAGTGTAGTTGTGGACATATAAACCCTTACGGCACAGAGGTATGTGGGTCATGCGGGAAGCCGCTTTCCGACACGGATTCCGATCAATTGCTTAATATGCGTTACGAAGGGGCTGCCCGGCGTTCGCAAACGTATAATAAGACGATCATCGACAAAATATGGAACTTTTTTTCATCGGTAAAAGTCGGGATCGCGATTATCGTCATTACGTTGATTGCTTCGTCGATCGGGACGATTTTCCCCCAGGAAATGTTTATCCCGCCCGGAGAAACCGCCGCGCAATTTTATGCAGAAGAACATGGCGCGCTCGGGCAACTGTATTACAGTTTAGGGTTGCATAATCTATATGGTTCTTGGTGGTATATGTTGCTTGTCGCCGCGCTTGGGACTTCGATTATTATCGCGAGCATCGACCGTTTCTTTCCGCTATATAAAGCATTGAAATCCCAGCGGGTGACCCGTCATAAAGGTTTCATGAAGCGGCAACGAATATTTGGGACGAGCCATGTCGACAATGTGGATGAAACAATGGACAAGGCCCAAAAAATATTAAAGGATAAACGGTATAATATCCGAACCGAAAACGGAAATCTCCTTGCGGAAAAAAACCGCTGGGCACGTTGGGGCCCTTATGTGAATCACATTGGGCTGATTGTCTTCTTGGTCGGAGCCTCTTTACGCTTTTTCCCGGACATGTATATCGATGAAAATCTTTGGGTGCGGGAAGGGCAAACCGAAGTTATTCCCGGCACATCCGGCGAGTACTACGTGGAAAACGAAGCGTTTACGGTCGAATACCATGAGCAAGAAGAAGGTGCAGAAGAGGAAGCTGCACCCTTGGAGGATACATTCCGTACCGACGCTGTGCTGTATCAACCGGAAGAAGGCGGCACCGTGGGGGTAGACCAGGAACTGGAAGAAATAGACCGGCAGGCCATCGAAGTTAATGATGCCTTTCATTTTGATGATTATTCCCTTTATCAGGTTGATTATAAATTAGATGAATTAAGGGAAATGAGCTTTGATGTTGAAGATACACAGACGGGTGAAACCGTTGGTTCGTTTACGGTTGATTTGAATGAACCGGACGATGATTACGAGCTTGAAAATAATGAAAATGTCCGTATTCATAGCTATTTTCCAAACTTCAATATCAATGAAGAAGGGGTCCCGACAACGGAAAATGACGTTCCGGACAATCCCGGGTTTATTTTCGAAATGGAAAATTCGGATACGGGGGATATGGAGCATACGTTCGTTGGGGTGCAAGCCAATTACAATGTGAGTCCGAATCAAGAAGATAATCGTTACGTATTCGAATTTGCCGGTTTGGACACTAATCACGTCACTGGTTTAACGGTGCGAAAAGATAATACGTTGCCGTTTCTCATTGTCGGCGGCGCGATTTTCATGATCGGGCTCGTGCAAGGATCGTATTGGCCACACCGGCGCATTTGGTTACAGCGTAAAGATGGTGAAGTTTGGCTTGCCGGCCACACCAATAAAAATTGGGAATCATTGAAGAAAGATATACATGCAGTAACGGAAGAGACACAAGTAACGACACCGCGAGATCAAACGGATGAAGACGATGAACAGACCGCGGAAAAAGACGAAAACATTTAA
- a CDS encoding nucleoside recognition domain-containing protein, with the protein MINWIWMTMLVTGLVFAMFTGNMEEVNEAIFEGAEEAVVLCFGLISILVFWLGMMRIAQEGGLLTLLSKVMSPLVRRLFPEVPKDHPAMGYILSNMTANMFGLGNAATPMGIKAMEQLKELNGGKDEASRSMITFLAINTASLTLIPTTVIAIRMTYDSENPGEIIGTTIAATAVAVISAILIDRFFHWRRVQRTRAK; encoded by the coding sequence ATGATTAATTGGATCTGGATGACGATGCTGGTTACAGGCCTGGTTTTTGCAATGTTTACCGGCAATATGGAGGAAGTCAATGAAGCGATATTCGAAGGCGCTGAAGAAGCGGTCGTTCTCTGTTTCGGCCTGATCAGCATTCTCGTTTTTTGGCTGGGGATGATGAGAATCGCACAAGAAGGAGGGCTCCTTACGCTACTTTCCAAAGTGATGTCTCCCCTCGTCCGGCGCCTGTTCCCGGAAGTACCCAAAGATCACCCGGCAATGGGATATATTCTGTCCAATATGACTGCGAACATGTTTGGGCTTGGCAATGCCGCAACACCGATGGGGATAAAAGCGATGGAACAGTTAAAAGAATTAAACGGGGGAAAAGATGAAGCCAGTCGTTCCATGATTACGTTTCTCGCGATTAATACCGCCAGTTTGACATTAATTCCGACAACAGTAATCGCGATTCGAATGACGTATGATTCCGAAAATCCCGGTGAGATTATCGGAACGACGATCGCGGCAACGGCAGTCGCCGTCATTAGCGCAATATTGATCGATCGTTTTTTTCACTGGCGTCGAGTGCAACGGACGAGGGCAAAATAA